From the genome of Prunus persica cultivar Lovell chromosome G8, Prunus_persica_NCBIv2, whole genome shotgun sequence:
AACATGCTATATCAAGAAATATCTCCTTCTCATTGTCATCTAATCCATCGTAACTTACTCTCAACACTTTCTGGATTTCTCCGATTGGAACTCGTTTCACTTTTTTCCATTGAACTTCCCACTCTTGTTTGCTCTTGCAACGACGGAATGAGGACCCCATAACTTTAAGAGCTAATGGAATGCCCTTAATATAATCCACCACCTCTCTTGACAACTCGGTGTAATCTGTTGTTGGGGACTTATTTCCAAAAGCATGCGAGTGAAAGAGCTCAAGAGCTTCATCAGAACCTAATCCCTCAACATTGTATATCTTTTCATGGTCAATTTTTTGCTCAAGCAGGCCTTTATCTCTAGCAGTTACCATGATTCGACTTCCTTGGCAAAACCGATCATCATCACCAACAAGAACGTCTAGGTGTTCTCGAGCATTCACGTCATCAAGAACAATGAACGCCTTTGTACGCCTGAGCCTATCTTGAATATGAGGTGGAATAGACGGAGTGTTGATATTTACATCTTTATCCTTCAATAATTCACGAACAAGTGTATTTCGCAACTCATTTAGTCCATCCGTTTTTTCGGATTTCTCCCTGACATTTGCGAGAAAACAAGCAGCTTCAAATTTTGAGGACTGCCACTGCCTGTGAAATACAGCATCAGCAAGGGTAGTCTTGCCAATACCACCCATGCCCCAAATACCTACACAGCAAACACCTGGTGAATCCAAGCATAATAACGactcaattttctcaattttcctTTGAATTCCAAACAGGCCCCTCAAATCACTTGATGATTCCCGATTCAATTTGGTCAAAACATCTTGGACAACTTCCTCAACAAAATCGGCCTCTGTCCTTCTGGCAAATATCGTTACGAAAGACAAACAATAGTATGAGTACAGTATgaatgaaataataaaaagtagaAATTGATACAAATTAGAGAGTTAGTTACCCTGTTTTGCTGGAATAATGAAACCCAGACATATTGGCTGCTTCCTCCAAAGCAGCCCTCCAGTTGGCCACCTCATCCCTACTGCGCTTAAGTGGACGATCTTCAAGTGCACAAGTTCCCCGCTGTTTTCGTACATGTGATGGATCTATGCGATAAAAAATGGGTATAACAATCTGTCCATGGCTTTTCTTGCATCCAAGTATATGCACAAGTTCTTTCAAACACCATGTGGAAGAAGCATAgtcttttgagaaaattacTAGTGCAATTTTCGATCTCTCGATTGCTTTTAGAAGGGCAGGAGCAATTTCATCTCCTCTCTCGAGCCTGCGATCTATGTAGGTGTCAATGTTCTTCCGAAGTAAATCCTTGTGAAGATGGCTGGTAAAAGTATCGCGTGTGTCTTCACCTCTGAAACTAAGAAACACATCGTACTTTTCTTGAAGAGGAGCAGAAAAAggaacagaagaagaagaagaagaatccaTATCCGTATCCAAAACCTGCAAACCTGTCAAAACATGCATATATGCAAATAACGCTAGGTCCAAAAAATCTCCACAAACAAGTATAAGAGAGCTAATAATTAAGTTAGAGTCAGTACCTCCAGATCAAGAAAGAAGCTGCAGAATAATAGTATGATTATGAAGACCAACGTTGCACCTCAGGATGACATCTAGAAAGAAGTGGCAGAGATTATAGCTATATCATGTTTTAGCAATCGTACTGAAAgcagaacaaaaaaacaatgaaaattatgaaaagaaaaacgaaaGTGCAGAGGAATTGTCCAAGCATTCAAACTTTCAAGCCATCCAACTCTTTCTTGATCTTGAGTAAGAAAAGCACTGACAAAACCCAGGAAATAATCAGAGATGGAAAAAGAGAAGTGAATGGAggacaaaaattcaaacattcacacactgaaacaagaaaagggcatACGGGAGTGTTAGCACAAACTTTTGCTTTTGAggataatgaaataaaaatgtatccttgttttttatttaaaaaatgagaTGTGAGCgtgaccatcttcttttgaCAACAATCCAGCAAAATCATCAAACCTTGAAAAAAAGTagagaataaattaatagCCCAAGCACTTTCGGCGAAGAAACTGTCATGCATCATGCACGcattcaaacaaaagaaaatgtatatataaacgACAATATCCGAGCGTGGCCGACAAGCCATTGCAAGTGATCAACTAAACAATCGAAAAGATTTGgcgagaaaataaaaaaacaatcgAAAAGAGGATTGCAGAAATAAAACCCACGCACATGCTGTTGCCTAAACCCTCAATGGAGCACATTACATGGTTTACATGGGGGAGGAAAAGCCAAAGgattaaaacaagaaagacACTCTAAGTCTGACAAACTCAAAGGCTTAGGGGTGTATTCGGTGCATACTTTTGatgaatttgaatgaaatttaaaagttgAGGTACttaatttagatttttaaaaagggtgttgttaaatgaattttaaaactAACTGAGTTTGCCCTATGATCTAAGTAAaccttaatatttaaattaaaatgtaaaagtAACTAAGTACACTCTATTTGGATGACTTTAACGAAAAGAAACAGATTAATCAGCCtagaaattaataatttccaaATGTAGATAATCTTTTGAAGCTACCATTAATCATAGGATGAGCAATTAGTTCATTAAATTGGATCAATGGATATCATTGTCTACTTCTCCTTTCCTACTTGCTTTACAAAATTATATTGCCATATGGACTTGCTTTTGCttctgctttctttcttttcagcaATAAGTTGTGTGCTTACATAtgtttgccctttttttttcctttttttttttttttttttttggggtcaggGCATCGTTGGACTCTTGTGTCGTCTTGCAGGATTCCATTACCCACTATACACTTTTTTATGTTGCAAAGAACCCAAATAAGTACGTTAAATTATCACttgtataataataaaatactaatttAACGCAACATTTTCTAACAacgtcaattttgttttgaattttttgcttGGAGCAGACTCGACCTTTTGTATCTTGAAATTGGTCTGAGTATGTGGGAGTAAGCAAATATATGCACAGGTATCGAATTTCAAATGGAATAGAGTGTTttttaacaattattttttggtacaTGGGATGGAATGGGAGTAGACTTAAAATTGTTTCTTTCTATAACAAAATTAGGATAAATTTCACTTTACTATCCAAAATTTCTCGAAATTCAGATTTTGCTACCTAAAGTTTTTTTCGTATCAACTTCACACTCAAAGTTTGACTTTCTACCATTTTCATACATATGTCATTATTCCGTCAAATATTCAGTTAAATGATGACGTGATAATCAAAGGTCTCACGTGAACTCACTTATATTATGTCATGTTGATTcaaaaaaatgatattaaaaatgaaaaaaacaagaacaattaaaatcaaataaaaactatttttGTCCAAGTGGAAGTCcatgtcattaaaaaaaatggatacGGATTATGTAACTGATGGAGCAAATTGTAGGTTTTCTGTGAGTGTGTATGTAATTATAAATAtccccaaaaatatatatgaacttgaTAATTTGAGGATGTTTTGTAATTTGtccttattttaaaaacaacttgctattaacaaaattgaataaataaataaataaataaaacctgtGAAAAAGATTCCATTTACCCACCatacattttttatattgCAAAGATCAAGATAGTATACGTGTTtagatttctttaatttccgGCAGTATAGACATTACCATCCAGTTGCAATAATTAATGTTAATAAGATGGTGATTGCATATATTAAACAACCAAGTAGACAGTGAAGCCGCAGACACAACCAAATGAAATCTATTTTATTCGTTGAAGAAACGATTACCAGACTTGGTAATGCATCcagtatttttatgtttaggtAGATGGGGAAGGGAAATATCATTCAGTTACTTGACAGACACAGGCCTGACCTTTGTATGAGGATGTAGCTCGCCTGACCTTTGTAGCTTTAAGAAATGAGAAAGACAATGGGAAGCTTTGATGTTGATGGAAATGTGCTCTCAATCAGAGTGTTTTTGGCTGAACTAGTTAATGTGAGCTCGGAATGTCCTAGTTATCTGATCGGAGCTGAGCGCTTTCATTTTGTATTAGAGTAAATGCCgaattgatttttttctttagttttgcAGCGTAGTTATTCATTGAGATGTATAAATGGCAATTAAGTAATACTTtggattaaaaattatttttattataattaaaaaaaaggcaattAAGGGGTCGTTTTTAGacagattcactattatacccaatatgggggcctaaattataaaaatacctcatatgaaatggactttagaaatacacctaaagcccatttacaacataacaaaaaaacttttaacttcttataaattacaaaattaccatcaatttcttaaaacaagctcaaccccaaaatctcataaaaatactcaAAACACTTAAtaaggcatcaaagtaatttaataattaatattaaattcaataaagccagctgtcattttttgggttttttttaagtttgtttatagaaattcaattgtatagggtttatttataatattagtgctagaaatgaatatatcactaaatatctcttatttttattgcgacaatgactatatatatatatatatccagtcccgatctcttggaccacaggagtccaagagattgtggtcacccaccgttagatattaatccaatggttcaaaattttttttttaaaatgaatgcaagagtgagtgaaccgttgaatttacatccaacggtgagtgaccacaaatctcttggactacaggggtccaagagatcaggactgtatatatatctaCTAAAAGCTTGGGGCAATGTTTATTATTGCCCATATTAGTAGCACTGaatacaatttttattttcatttaatgtttttttttgtctgaaaTTTTAAGTTTCTGCATTTAATGCATCCATCGACTATTTGGATCATACTTATGTATAGGTTAGGACTGATAATAATTACTTAAATGACACTATTAACAATTTAATACTTgaattgaatgaagaaaattaCTAAACTCAAAAGCATCCTCACCCAAAAAGCTTGGCGATGGAGAGGGCGAAGGGTTAAAACAAGAAAGACAACCCCTAAGCCTAACAAACTCAAAAGCGTCCTCAGCCACAAGGCTTCCAAAGCAAACAGctcaaataaaatgaaaatttgaatttagggATAACGGCTTGATCTACAAAGCCCTCTGCTTTATCATCTCAGCATCTTTGCCATACAACAGACATATCCCACACTTTTCCACCTTCACCTccatctcctcctccacctcctcccCCTCCGAATAGCTTTCGCTGTCATAAGGACTCCGTATGATGAAGTCAACATTGACCTCCGTAACAAGTTTGAAAAAGGCAGTGGGGCTTTGAGCTCCCTCTACAACTTCTTCAAAGACATTATTATACCACAACACAAACACTTCATATGAATCTATGCTTTCAAACCCCATAGTATCCCTGCGCAGATTGCACAAAGGATGGTTGACTTCATGGCTTTCACCATTACTAGTTTTGAAGTTGTACTTGCATTCAATGCTGGAAATCGCATGAGGAGAGAATCCGTCCTTTGCAACAACAATAGATAGAGCGAAACCCAAGAAATCTGTGCTAAACCAATCACCAGGAAGCTCAATCTTTATTGAACATCCCTCACTTTTATGGCTGAACcattttggaatttcattCCCGCAACATCTAATGGCAACAAAAGATCTCTTGCGTAAAGATTCCTGTACCATAGAAATGGACATGATAGTTATTAAACtcatggaaaacaaagagCAACTTCTTCAacagaagtgagagagagagagagagagagagagagagagagagagagagagagagagagagagacctcaAAATCATAATAGCTATTATCTGAATGATATGATGGTTGTTCAATTTTGTCTTCTTTAAACTCTGACGAAGCAATTGCCATTCGCATAATTCTGAGCTGTGCATCACCCATTATGTTGCTTCGTGCATTCTCATCCAACTTTGGGCAATTAGAAAAATTATGTTTCTCAGAAAGCCCtagataaaatatatattcttccCAACCTTGTGTGATTGCAGTGCTTGAACTTGACACTGTCTTCAGTGACGTGCAACCATCTGCTTCAAGATGTTGCAGCAATGGGGGGAACTCTGGTAAAGATTCAAGGCTCTTGCAACCGTTGAGGAACAGGCGAGATAGTTGAGCAGCTTGTTTGACGCTTGCAGGTATGCTCTTAATTTCGGTGAAACTCAGAGTTAACTCTTGTAATGAGGTTAAGCAAAAAAGGTCATCAGGGATTTCTTGTATGCTGCAATCACCGAGATCTAATTTTCGAAGTGCAACTAGATTTCCAATTGATGATGTTACCTCTTTAACCGCTGTGCTCCATAAATTTAGAAACTCCAGATGTTCCATAGCCTCCGAGATTTCTGGGAAGTGTTCAAGGTTAGAGCAACGACTGAGATCAAGGCTCTCCAGAGATTTCAACTTCCAAATGTTCGTTGGGAGACTCACAAGGTTGTTGCAATCACCAAGATCTAATTTTCGAAGCTCAACTAGATTTCCAATTGATGGGGGTAGCTCTTTAACCGCTGTAAATGATAAATTTAGAAACTCCAGATGTTCCATAGCCTCCGAGATTTCTGGGAAGTGTTCAAGGTTAGAGCAACGACTGAGATCAAGGCTCTCCAGATATTTCAACTTCCAAATGTTCGTTGGGAGACTCACAAGGCTTTTGCAATTGATCAGTTTAATTGCAGTGAGACCAACAAACTTTATTGATTTATTCCTCAATTCTTTTATTGTTGTACCACTCAATTCTAGCACTGTTGTATTCCAGGGAAGCTCCCAAAACTCGCAAAGAGATTCGCAGCCTTCTAGACTAAAAGAATTCGAGAGTTTCAGCTTACAACTGTTGCTTGGAAGACTCTTCAGGTGTCTACAATGTTTAATATCTAAGTGAGATATTTTTTCGTGAGACCAAATTGATGAAGGCAATTCCTCTATTGCTGTCCAAGACAAATTTAAGTATTCAAGATTGCATGGCATCTCGGCAAGATTTTTGAGCTTGTTGCACATCACAAGGTTAAGATAAGTAAGCTTGTTAAGATGTTGAAAATACGAAGGAATTTCAACCAAGCTTTTACAGCCTGGCAGATTTATATGCTCAATATTTAGACTCCGAGAGAGATTTGGGACTTCAGTTAGATATTCGCAGAAACGAAGACTGATCCGTTTTAAATTCACTGGACTCTGTaacaaattaaagagaaaTAACAAGAATTAATAACTTAGTTTGCAGATTATTACTTTCTAGGCcacatgttatacaagaactaAAATaagcatatataatatacctgGTTTTCATTCCAAAGTTGCACCTCAACTTCGTTGGATGACATATCAAGGACAACAAGGTTTTGAGCAGAAAATTTTGATGGCAAAGATTTCAAAGGATAACCGTCCCATTGAAGAAATCTAAGAGAGTTGGGAAGATCAAGAGAAACCATTGATGGAAGAAAACGACTGACACGTAGGAATCTCAGTTCATACATCTTTTCGAAGTTTGCATGTTCCAACTCCAAGTGTAGCTTTTTAATCTCATACCAGTCAAAGGATATTGCTTGAACATGTCCATCTTTCTGACAATCAAGAGCAAAATATAaatgtaaatataatatacaaaATTACATTTGTAGGAATAATCTGACTTGTTTATTGTAAATGTGAATAATTAAACTACCTGGTTATTTGTCAATACTTGATAGACATCCTTTCCAATGAACAACCTACTGCGTTGTTCTCGAGCAATTGCCCTACCCATTTCTTGCACCAAATCATGTATCTCTAACTGCATACCGTTCCAGTACCcattttttgaaattgataCGAGAGACCTATCAATAAGGTCATTGATTCCCGCTTCCCCAAAGAAATCACAACCATCTAACATTCTTTCTACATCATTCCTCCTACAGCCTTTATGAAAACATGCTATATCAAGAAATATCTCCTTCCCATTGTCATCTAATCCATCGTAACTTACTCCCAACACTTCCTGGATTTCTCCGATTGGAACTCGTTTCACTTTTTTCCATTGAGCTTCCCACTCTTGTTTGCTCTTGCAACGACGGAATGAGGACCCCATAACTTTAAGAGCTAATGGAATGCCCTTAATATAATCCACCACCTCTCTTGAGAACTCAGTGTAATCTGTTGTTAGAGACTTATTTCCAAAAGCATGCGAATGAAAGAGCTCAAGAGCTTCATCAGAACCTAATCCCTCAACATTATATATCTTTTCATGGTCAACTTTTTGCTCAAGTATGCCTTTATCTCTAGCAGTTATAATGATTCGACTTCCTTGGCAAAACCAATCATGATCACCAACAAGATATTCTAGTTGTTTTCGAGCATTCACATCATCGAGAACAATGAGCGCCTTCGTACGCCTGAGCCTAATTAGAATATTAAGTGGTATAGACGGAGTGTCGATATTTACATCTTTTTGCTTTAATATCTCACCAACAAGTTTATTTCGCAACTGATGTAGTCCATTTGTTTGTTCGGAGTTCTCCCTGACATTtgcaagaaaacaacaaacttCAAATTTAGAGGAGTGCCTGTGAAATACAGCACCAGCAAGGGTGGTCTTGCCAATACCACCCATGCCCCAAATACCAACACAGCAAACACCTCGTGAATCCAAGCATAATAACGactcaattttctcaattttcttttcaatccCAACCAGACCCTTTAAATCACTTGACGATTCGCGATTCAATTTGGTCAAAACATCTTGAACAACTTTCTCAACAAAATCGGCCTCTGTCCTGGAAAATATCGTTATGAAAGACAAACAATAGTATGAGTACAGTatgaatcaaataataaaaagtagaaatttatacaaattaGAGAGTTAGTACCCTGTTTTGCTGGAATAATGAAACCCAGACATATTGGCTGCTTCCTCCAAAGCAGCCCTCCAGTTGGCCACCTCATCCCTGCTGCGCTTAAGTGGACGATCTTCAAGCGCATAAGTTCCCTGCTGTTTTCGTACATGTGATGGATCTATGCGATAAAAAATGGGTATAACAATCTGTCCATAGCTTTTCTTGCATCCAAGTATATGCACAAGTTCTTTCAAACACCAAGTGGAAGAAGCATAGTCTTTTGAGAAAATGACTAGTGCAAGTTTCGATTTCTCGATTGCTTCTAGAAGGGTAGGTCCAATGTCGTCTCCTTTCCCAAGTCTGTTATCTATGTAGGTGTCAATGTTCTTCCCAAGTAAAGCCTTGTGAAGATGGCTGGTAAAAGCATCGCGTGTGTCCTCACCTCTGAAACTAAGAAACACATCGTACTTTTCTTGAAGGGAAgcaggaaaaggaagagaagaagaagaagaagaattcatATCCGTATCCAAAACCTGCAAACTTTCAAGTCAAATCATGCATATATGCAAATAACGGTAGATCCAAAAAAATATCCACAAATAAGTATAAGAGAGCTAATAATTAAGTTAGAGACAGTACCTACAGATCAAGAAAGAAGCTACAGAGACATcagcaaatattaagaaagaaataatcGCATGATTATGAAGACCTCAGGATGAGTTCCAGAAAGAAGTGGCAGAGCTTATAGTTATATCATGTTCTGGCAATCGTACTAAAAGCAGAAAGCTCGCTTTTGAGTTCTAGGATGAGATCTAGAATGGGAGTGGCAGCACAAACTTTTGCTTTTCAGTGGGAATTTTTCTTCAGTTCAGTTCTAGCTTAAGTGACAATGGGGGCGCCCCAGCGTTTACCGTACAAAGTTAtgctttttgtattttcttttacacGGGCAGGCCGAAGGCTTAAACAAGCTTATAACAAAATGTGGGGAACAGCCCAAAATACGAGAACCCAAGCAAGAAAGAGCATCTGTGAGCCTTATGTAAATGAgtatttatcaaaaatagctAAAATTTATCGCTCACTTTTataaatgtcagtttttataaaaactttcgAAAATAGCCAAAAACTCACTTAAATATACTTAAAGAtccacataaataaataaaataaagtaagtGAAGAAAATAGGAGAATGATATTTTGCAGGCACTGTGAAGCGGAATTGCCGATAGGAAAGTGATCGTTGAATTGATCCATTAGCCAACTTAGTAACCTGTTTCGACTTTCCTTGTAATGTGCAATTATATGCATCGGAACCACTAATGCCTTTGCAATTAACTCTCTGGTCAGAATCCTGAAGCAATCCATCCGAATGCTCGATGCTTGCCGAATAAGCATGGGATATCTTCTTGAGTCATGTTTTctatctttaattttttgtactgaaatcctctttctttttattttactatCACTTTTGAACTACCTTTCTCTATACTTTGGCCGATATCATGTAAGGTTGCTGAACTCGTAAAACTGGATTCATTATCAAGGTCTCTCAAAGATCAATACAGCTTCAGCTTGACTGCTTGGACTAGTTTGCCTTCCCAATGCACCAATTACAGGGGAAGAACTTGATAGATAAAGATGACAAATCGTCTTAAGGAGAACCAGACCAATTTTTGTTAGGTCCACATCATGCACAAAAGAAAGACAAGCTAATTAATTTGTTGCAATTAgcaagaaaaaggagagagtGACAGAGTTGCAGGAGCACCTAAATGTAAACAATGCTGTGATATTTGAATAATGCACGAAAAAGGCTAAAGAGAATGGAGAGAATAAGGGAGTTGCTGAACAATGCagactttcttttatttatttatgtgggTTTTAGTTTTGAGAACATTTAAAGTATATTTAAGTGggtttttgattatttttgaaagtttttataaaaactggCATTTATGAAAGTGAGGgtaaattttggctatttttaataaaaactcTATCTAAATCCTTAAATAGATCCTATCTCTTAATTGTTTGATCAAACTCATTAATTTGATCCAAAGCTAATCAATCCGCCATGTTTGATATAGAGGATTAGATTGGATTAGCTTAGACTAGTAAAATGACTAGATTTCATGTTCAATCAAGGAAGAATATAGATGTTGTTTTCTAACTTGAATGATTAAGGTGGACTATTTATATGAGGTTGATGTCTAAAACTATCTCCGTTAATCCCCTTGAAAAATGATAGGATTAGTAAATTTTAGGCATCAACCTCCAAAGAATAGTCCATCCTAACCCTCTAAGTTAAAAAACAACACTCTATTCTTTGATTGCACATGAAATCTAAGCACTTTATTGAGTTAGCTAAATACACTGGCCCATTCTCTAAGACTTGATCAATGGGCTGGGTTCAACTAAGGCTTGTCCAGGTTGTGGACAAGGTTcttattttagttttagtaatttatttatatgttaattGAGGAAAGAAGATTCGACTTAcaacctttatttattttaatttgcaaTTATCTAATTCCATACCTCATATTTTCCATGGTTTCTAGCTAAGCCAGACTTCTTGGttcttttttacttcttttgaTGGTAGCCTGCTCTCAGGGACCTGATTGCTAACCTGAGGGTTGAAATCCACTTCGTTTGTCATTTATAGATCTGCAGTAAACACATACAACGATCAGCAAATCAGATCTATTAGGTGAGtaaaagaaacacaaataGAGACTTCGGGGCAAACCTgcagtggtggtggtggtattGCAAAAAGAAGGACTGAAGAGAAATGGTTGCTTCGTTTCATCTTGTTTCTACATGGGAAAGAGTTGTTTCGTTTTCCAAGACCCAGGCACCAATTAAATGCCATGTTAaaaccttttttgtttttggattggGAAAATCTAAGTATTTTTGTCAGGGTGGCATGCATTAGGGTCCAATTAAAGGCCAATTAAGACAAGCCACGTTTAAAGCAAGTTTTGAGCAAAGTGTTTGTGttgctttgcttttttgtttttttaatcctAAGCTGGATGACATTAAtctattggaaaaaaaaattatatatatatttaagactattttttttctttttgccaaTAATCTtaagaataatgctactctaGGCGTCAAGCCCCATTTCTTCTAAAAAACACTCTTACAACTTTTTCCACTTTGAGGAGGGAggaagccattgttcttcccccctctcccctcttctcttcctctcttccttctttcacctcttcccccattttcagaaataaaggGTTTTCtctatttgtcttagttttgttatgattttcatccaatcatTATAGGAGGCTGCGGCTCAGCATCGGATCTTCACCTGCATTTCGGCGtcggatctccaccaccattttttttgcaatttctttatgtttggaataagttgcagagactctttgagttctctgtgtagtttacacctctccttttgtgagagtttttcatctctcctttgtgagagtttttcatctctccttggtgagagttttatttgtattgttatggcttggtttttttcaagttttatctcttttttattattctaagtttgcaatcttagttgggatgcctatgccagagtttctttGATCTTGCTTGATCATTAGTGGAGACATacatgattttcttaattttaatattagaCCGCTCTGTTATTGTAATAGCCCTTTTGTGGCTACTTTGTATTGGCCATTTGTGGCTAGtggcttttttggctgaattatgaatgcaatcatagaatttctcaacaaaaaaaaaaaaga
Proteins encoded in this window:
- the LOC18768961 gene encoding TMV resistance protein N, with product MNSSSSSSLPFPASLQEKYDVFLSFRGEDTRDAFTSHLHKALLGKNIDTYIDNRLGKGDDIGPTLLEAIEKSKLALVIFSKDYASSTWCLKELVHILGCKKSYGQIVIPIFYRIDPSHVRKQQGTYALEDRPLKRSRDEVANWRAALEEAANMSGFHYSSKTGTEADFVEKVVQDVLTKLNRESSSDLKGLVGIEKKIEKIESLLCLDSRGVCCVGIWGMGGIGKTTLAGAVFHRHSSKFEVCCFLANVRENSEQTNGLHQLRNKLVGEILKQKDVNIDTPSIPLNILIRLRRTKALIVLDDVNARKQLEYLVGDHDWFCQGSRIIITARDKGILEQKVDHEKIYNVEGLGSDEALELFHSHAFGNKSLTTDYTEFSREVVDYIKGIPLALKVMGSSFRRCKSKQEWEAQWKKVKRVPIGEIQEVLGVSYDGLDDNGKEIFLDIACFHKGCRRNDVERMLDGCDFFGEAGINDLIDRSLVSISKNGYWNGMQLEIHDLVQEMGRAIAREQRSRLFIGKDVYQVLTNNQKDGHVQAISFDWYEIKKLHLELEHANFEKMYELRFLRVSRFLPSMVSLDLPNSLRFLQWDGYPLKSLPSKFSAQNLVVLDMSSNEVEVQLWNENQSPVNLKRISLRFCEYLTEVPNLSRSLNIEHINLPGCKSLVEIPSYFQHLNKLTYLNLVMCNKLKNLAEMPCNLEYLNLSWTAIEELPSSIWSHEKISHLDIKHCRHLKSLPSNSCKLKLSNSFSLEGCESLCEFWELPWNTTVLELSGTTIKELRNKSIKFVGLTAIKLINCKSLVSLPTNIWKLKYLESLDLSRCSNLEHFPEISEAMEHLEFLNLSFTAVKELPPSIGNLVELRKLDLGDCNNLVSLPTNIWKLKSLESLDLSRCSNLEHFPEISEAMEHLEFLNLWSTAVKEVTSSIGNLVALRKLDLGDCSIQEIPDDLFCLTSLQELTLSFTEIKSIPASVKQAAQLSRLFLNGCKSLESLPEFPPLLQHLEADGCTSLKTVSSSSTAITQGWEEYIFYLGLSEKHNFSNCPKLDENARSNIMGDAQLRIMRMAIASSEFKEDKIEQPSYHSDNSYYDFEESLRKRSFVAIRCCGNEIPKWFSHKSEGCSIKIELPGDWFSTDFLGFALSIVVAKDGFSPHAISSIECKYNFKTSNGESHEVNHPLCNLRRDTMGFESIDSYEVFVLWYNNVFEEVVEGAQSPTAFFKLVTEVNVDFIIRSPYDSESYSEGEEVEEEMEVKVEKCGICLLYGKDAEMIKQRAL